Proteins encoded by one window of Pseudochaenichthys georgianus chromosome 9, fPseGeo1.2, whole genome shotgun sequence:
- the rorb gene encoding nuclear receptor ROR-beta, producing the protein MTWGGEGSLGTSSSKSNTMRAQIEVIPCKICGDKSSGIHYGVITCEGCKGFFRRSQQNNAAYSCPRQRNCLIDRTNRNRCQHCRLQKCLALGMSRDAVKFGRMSKKQRDSLYAEVQKHQARLLLERQQQTGEAEALARVYSTSLTNGLSTLNHEIGGTYANGHVIELPKGGHVNGAVVPGGYYGIDSTQPSPDQSGLDMSGMKHIKQEPVYDLTPVPNLLSYSGYQDIQLGPNNVSMGELDRIAQNIIKSHLETCQYTTEELQQLAWQTHSYEEVKMFQGKPRDVLWQQCAIQITHAIQYVVEFAKRISGFMELCQNDQILLLKSGCLEVVLVRMCRAFNPLNNTVLFEGKYGGMQMFKALGCDDLVSAVFDFAKSLCALQLTEEEIALFSAAVLISTDRPWLMEPRKVQKLQEKIYFALQHIMQKNHMDEDALAKLISRIPTLSALCTLHTEELQAFQQLHPETVNVLFPPLYKELFNPDPNSGVMAMPK; encoded by the exons CCCAAATCGAGGTCATACCTTGCAAAATCTGTGGAGACAAATCATCAGGTATCCACTACGGAGTCATTACATGTGAGGGATGTAAG GGTTTCTTCAGAAGGAGTCAGCAGAACAATGCTGCCTACTCCTGCCCCCGCCAGAGGAACTGCCTCATCGACAGGACAAACCGCAACCGCTGCCAACACTGTCGCCTGCAGAAATGTCTCGCCCTAGGAATGTCGAGAGATG CGGTAAAGTTTGGCCGCATGTCAAAGAAGCAGCGTGACAGCCTGTATGCAGAGGTGCAGAAGCACCAGGCTCGGCTGCTGTTGGAGCGGCAGCAGCAGACAGGCGAGGCAGAAGCCCTCGCACGAGTTTACTCAACCAGCCTAACCAACGGACTGTCCACCCTTAACCATGAGATTGGGGGCACCTATGCCAATGGTCACGTCATTGAGCTGCCCAAGGGTGGCCATGTTAACGGAGCCGTAGTCCCAGGGGGATACTATGGGATAGACTCCACCCAGCCGTCTCCGGATCAGTCAGGGCTGGACATGTCGGGCATGAAGCACATTAAGCAGGAGCCGGTGTATGACCTGACGCCGGTGCCCAACCTGTTGAGCTATAGCGGCTACCAGGACATTCAGCTGGGACCCAACAACGTCAGCATGGGAGAGCTGG ACCGTATTGCTCAGAATATCATCAAGTCTCACCTGGAGACGTGTCAGTACACAACAGAGGAGCTGCAGCAGCTAGCCTGGCAGACACACTCCTACGAAGAGGTCAAAATGTTCCAGGGCAAG CCCCGGGACGTGCTGTGGCAGCAGTGTGCCATCCAGATCACCCATGCCATCCAGTATGTGGTGGAGTTTGCAAAGCGCATCTCGGGGTTCATGGAGCTGTGCCAGAACGACCAGATCCTCCTGCTCAAGTCAG GTTGTTTGGAGGTAGTCTTGGTGCGGATGTGCAGGGCATTCAACCCTCTCAACAACACTGTGCTCTTTGAAGGGAAGTACGGCGGCATGCAGATGTTCAAAGCTTTAG GTTGCGATGACTTAGTGAGTGCCGTGTTTGACTTTGCCAAGAGTTTGTGTGCACTGCAGCTGACAGAGGAGGAGATCGCTCTGTTCTCGGCAGCTGTACTCATTTCCACAG ATCGGCCTTGGTTGATGGAGCCTCGGAAAGTCCAGAAGCTCCAGGAGAAGATTTACTTTGCTCTGCAGCACATTATGCAGAAGAACCACATGGACGAAGATGCACTGGCAAAG ctgatcagccgaatCCCAACGTTGTCAGCCCTGTGCACGCTCCACACCGAGGAGCTCCAGGCCTTCCAGCAGCTCCACCCGGAAACAGTCAACGTCCTATTCCCTCCGCTCTACAAAGAACTGTTCAACCCTGACCCCAACTCTGGGGTCATGGCCATGCCCAAGTGA